The sequence CACGCAATGCCGCTTGACCGCGTCGAAGAGCGCGGCGAGGTCGTCCGGCCGCCTGCCGCCGAGGATGTCCTGCGGGTCGAGGTCGCGCAGCTGCGTCAGATAGGTGCCGTCGTCGTCGGTAAAGATAAGCTCGGAGGCGTAGATCCCCGCGCCGCTCGGGTAAGTCCGGCCGAGCAGGCGCACCGGGTAGTTGCATCCGGTGTCGGCCTCGCCCGCCGACGTATGCTCCATCCCGGTGTTCCAGCCGTTAATTCCCGCGCCGCATATCACGAGCAGCATCCGCTCGGTCTCGCTCAGCGCGACGGGCTCCTTGGGCGACTCGTAGGCGAGCGGCCCGTCGGGAATCTTCATCCCGAGGCCGAAGCGGCGCGCGCGCCGCCCGAACATCGCGCCGAGCAGCGGAAAGGAGGAAAGCTCGCGCACCAGTGCTTCGGGAGTGGGAGCCGATTTCTTTTCCGCCATGATCGTCGTCGTCCTCGTTTTTGTAGTGTTCCTGTCCTGTTTTTCCAGCGTTGCTGCAGCGTGTGCGGCAGTTCGGAGGCGCTATCGTAGCAAAAACCCGCGCCGACGCATCAGCGCGCTAGCCGGGTTGGTCGTGAGCGTGCGACGCGCGATCCCTGCACGGCCCGTGCGCCAGCGTGATGTTGCTTGCGCTGTTGATGAGCGCGATGTGCGAAAGGGCCTGGGGAAAATTGCCGAGCTGGCGTCTGAGTTGCGGGTCGTACTCTTCAGCGAGCAGGCCGACGTCGTTGCGCAGCGCGAGCAGGCGGCGGAAGGTTTCATGCGCCTCCTCATGGCGCCCCATCAGCTCCAGGCAATCGGCCAGCCAGAAGGTGCACGGAAGAAAGACGCCCTCGCCCGGAGGCAGGCCGTCGGTGCCGGCCTCGGTCAGGTAGCGCTGCACCAGTCCGCCGCTCATGAGCTCGCGCTGGATCGCTTCGACCGTGCCGACGACGCGCGGATCGTTTGCCGGCAGGAAACCGACGAGCGGCATCAGCAGCAGCGAGGCGTCGAGCGCGCCCGCGCCGTAGTACTGGACGAAGGCGCCGCGCGCCGGATTGAACCCGCGGCGGCAGACGTCGTCGTGGATGCGCGCGCGCAGCGCTTTCCATTTTTCGAGCGGCCCCTTTACCCCCGCGTGCTCGACCGTCTTGATCGCGCGATCGACCGCGACCCACGCCATCACGCGCGAATGAACGAAGAGGCGGCGCGGACCGCGGACCTCCCAGATACCCTCGTCCGGCTGCTCCCATGCGGTCTCCACAAAATCCATCAGCTCGCGCGCCACCTGCCACGCGTCGTCGTTGGAGTGGAGGCCGTGGCGCCTGGCGACGTGCAGCGCGTCGAAGATCTCGCCGTAAACGTCGAGCTGGAACTGGTTGTGCGCGGCGTTGCCGATGCGCACCGGACGGCTGTCCGCATAGCCGGGCAGCCACGGAAGCTCCAACTCCGTCAGCCGGCGCTCGCCAGCGAGCCCGTACATGATCTGCAGTTCGCTCGGGTGGCCCGCGATGGCGCGAAGCAGCCATTGCCGCCACGCCTGCGCCTCTTCGGTATAGCCGCCGATGAGCAGGGCGTAGAGCGTGAACGTCGCGTCGCGCAGCCAGCAATAGCGATAATCCCAGTTGCGCACGCCGCCGATCGTTTCCGGCAGCGACGTCGTCGGCGCGGCGACGATCGCGCCGGTCGGACTGTAGGTCAACGCCTTCAGCGTGATGAGCGAGCGGATCACGGTCTCACGTGAGGGCCCTTCGACCGAGCATCGCGCCGACCATCGCTGCCACCAGTCCTCGGTCTCGCGCAGCATCGTTGAGGCGTCGCGGATGCGCGGCTCGCCGAGATGCGAGTCGTAACGCGTCATCACGAACGCCACGGTTTGGCCCTCGGCAATCTCGAACTCGCCGACGGTGTGGAAGTCCTCGCCGCGCAGCTCGATCGGAGAGCGCAGCTGCACCGCGTCGGGACCGGCGATCGCGCTGATGCCGTAGGGGCGCTTGCGTACCCACGGCACGACATGGCCATAGTCGAAGCGCAGGATGAACTCCGTGCGCATCGGCACCCGGCCCGCGCGCCCTTCGACGATTCGCACGAGGTCGACCTTGCCTACGCGCTCGGCAACCGGCATGAAGTCGATAACCGCGGCCGTGCCGCCGGCGCATCGGAACTCCGTCTCGAGCACCAGCGTGTCACCGCGGTAGTGGCGGAGCGTCTGATGCGGCTCGATGCGCGGGGCGACGAGCCAGCGTCCGTGCTCCTCATTGCCGAGCAGCGCCGCGAAGCAGGCGGAAGAATCGAAGCGCGGCATGCACAACCAATCGACCGAGCCGTCGATCCCGACCAGCGCGGCGGTGTGCATGTTGCCGATGAGCGCGTAGTCCTCGATTCGAAGGGTCATCAGGTTCGTCCTTAATTCGAACAACGCAAGCGACGGATTTCGGGTAGTTCTGGAGTAAACAAGGCGATGGCCCCAGTCACTGTCAACGGGCGGTTCAGTGTGAACCTCACTTTCCACGCGGGCTCGGTCGGTTCGTTGCAACCGGCGGCATCGTCGATCCCCTCGTCAAACGCGACTCTCCGGTGACCCGGAGATAAAGACTCGTTGGCCTCAGCCACTGGGGTCTACTGTAGCCGTTTTTGTGTCGAGGCGGGCAAGCCAAGTTGCCTTTCCCGATCCACTCTTTCCGGAGGTTGGTTCAGGGGTTGCGCCGCAAGACCCAAATTCGTTGCCGCAAGGTGCAGCCGCTGCCAGAGCATCCCAGCCCGCACCGCCCGCTCCTGATCGTACAAGTTCCCGACCGCGAGCAGCCCGAAAACTGCCGCCGTCGCAAGCTGTACATCGCGAGTCTGGCTGAGCCAGATGCGATGCGCCCGCGCGGGCGAGGGCACGGGCAGAATCCTCGCCATCAGCGTCACGAACGGCGAGAGCCCTGCCGCCGCGATGGTCGGGCCGTCGCGATGAGCCGCGATCTCGGCGTCGGAGCCGCGAAACCACGCGTCGCTGTCACGGATCATTGCGGGGTCGGCGATGATTGCCTCGGTCGCGACGATCGTGGTCGCGGTAAACTCCGAACGCACGGTCGCCTCGGTAAGCAGGAACAGTTTGACCTCCGGCTCCCCGCTTCCGAGCGCCGCAAGCTTTGCCAGCATCTCGGGAGCAACCGGACGATCGCGGGTCGTACGGGCCGCGATTGGTGTGCCGCGCCGGTATCGCGGCGTAGAGTGGCGAACCTTCCGCCGCGCCGCGCGAGAGCGCGACCGAAGCCACCCGGCGCCTTCCCTCGACCGGCGCCGGCAGCGAGAGCGTCGCGTGTTCGATCGCGATTCGGGCCGCGTAACCAGCCGCCTAAGCCCGCAAGCGAAGATTCTCCAGCGCGCAGCCGAGACTGATCCGCATCTCGCGCCGAAAGGGGTCCATCACGCCCAGATTGCGGCTCTCGTCGGCGCGGAGATCGATCCGATCGGGATGAACACAGAACTTCCACGGTTGCGTGTTGTGAGCGTTGGCCGCAAGAATTGCCGACCTCACCGGCGTTCGCGCCCCCTCTCCAGGCGAGCCAGACCATTCGCGCCACGGAGCGTACGCGTCGGCGTCCGGCAAATTCTCTTCCGCGCTTGCATCAGAGCCAAGACGAATTGCGGCTACGGCGAGCGCGCCCAAGCCCGAAAGGACCGCCCATCGGCGTGGAAGATCCTCAAAACAATTTGATGGCCACTCGGTCAGACCTCCGGCTGGAGACACCGCCGGTACTGCTGCTGCCAGGGCCTTGCCGCCTTACCTCTGCTCCTACACTAAACTATATTTGGATGAGCATGTGGACATACGAGAAGCGAGCAACGTAGGGCACAAGGCGCGCCCATTTCCCGCCCAAGCGCCGGCGCATGCGCCCCCCCCGAGAAAGTCTGATCCTTCGAGTCCTGGCCTCAGGCACCGCGTGCAAACGTCCAGGTCGCGGGCAAAAAAATAGGGCCGTCCGTCGGCCGCGGCAGCATACCGGTGCCCAGCAGGTCGGCAGGCACTACCTCGAACGAGATCGCCTCACGGATTATGTCGAGTTCGCGCGAGGTATCAGTGAAGTCTCCCAAGTACAGGTCGATGAGGTAGGTTCCCGGCATCAGCGGAAGCCGATCGAACTTGCATGTCACGATGCCGCTCGACATACGCTGATTGTCCGCTCCCTGGTTGGTCAAGCGGTTGTTGACGCCGAACAGTGGCATCCCCTCGGCAGTCTTCAGGGTGACTCCCAGGATCGGCCGGACGGGATGAGGCGCAACAAAGTGGACTGTCACCTCAAGCGGTGCTCCCATTCGCACAACACCGGTCGGCTCGTCGCCTTCAGAGTGCAGGCTTATCGACTGCATCGTTGGTACTGAGTCGCCGCGCCGTCCGGCATGGCCTGCCAGCGAGCGGATGCCGCCGCAGCCTCGCAGCTCGGAGGCCATGTAGCGCATCACGATCTGGGTCGGTTCGCCCTCGGCTTCGAGACGGCCTGAGCTGATCAGCAGGCACGAGCTGCAAAGCGACTCTATCGAGGCCATGTTGTGGCTGACGAAGATTATCGTCCGCCCCGTGCGTGCGACATCGCCCATCTTGCCCATGCATTTTTTCTGGAAGGCAGCGTCGCCCACTGCCAGCACCTCGTCGACCAGGAGGATCTCGGGTTCGAGATGGGCGGCAACGGAGAAGCCCAGCCGCACGTGCATGCCGCTGGAATAGTGCTTTACGGGGGTGTCGACGAATTTCTCGACCTCGGCGAAAGCCACGATCTCGTCGAACTTGCGCTGGATCTCGGCGCGCCGCATGCCGAGGATCGCGCCACTTAAATAAATGTTCTCGCGCCCGGTCAGCTCGAGATGGAACCCCGTGCCGACCTCGAGCAGACTGCCGATCCGGCCATAAATCTCGGCACGGCCGGCGCTAGGTTCGGTGATGCGCGAGAGCAGCTTGAGCAGCGTCGACTTGCCGGAGCCATTGCGCCCGATGAGGCCGAGCACCTCGCCTGGCATCACGTCGAAGCTCACGTCGCGCAGCGCCCAGACGTGGCGCTCACCGTCCTGCAGCCCACCATCGCGCGCTCTGCCGCCGAGCATATCACGCGCGATCCGCGCCGGCGCGCTGACCGAACGGATGATGCTCTCGCGCAGAGTGCGATAGGGCTCGACCCTCCCGATGCGGTAGCGCTTGGAGATGTTTTGGACTCGGATTATCGGCTGCATCGCAGTTGGCCTCCGCAGACGTCAGATGACGTCTGCGAAGCTCCGCTCCATGCGCTGAAACGACCATACCGAGTAGGCTGCGGCTCCGAGCGTCAGCGCCGCTGCGACGGCAATCGCGGGCCAGTCAAACGGCCTTTCCAATAGCGCGGAGCGGAAACCCCCGATGATTCCGGTCAGCGGATTGAGGGTCAGTATCCAGCGCCACCCGCCCGGCACAAAGTTGGAGGGATAAATGACCGGGGTGGCGATCATCCAGAACTGGAGCATGAATGGCATTACGTACTTGATGTCGCGATACTTGACGTTCATCCCCGCCATCCACATCCCGACTGCCCCGGCGAAAATCGCGAGCAGTGCCACGAGCGCTGGGAACATCAAGATCCCGGCGCCGGGCGCCATTCCGTAGCAGGCCATCATCGCGAACAGGATCACCGAGGCTATCGCAAAGTCGACCAGCGCGGCGCCAACTGCGGCGCCCGGGATAGCCATACGCGGAAAGTAGACCTTGGTGACGAGTTGCGCGTTGCCGATCACGCTGGCGCCGCTCTGAGTCACCGCGTTTTGGAAAAACTGCCAGGGGACCAGCCCGGCGAATGCGAAGAGCGAATAGGGTAGACCGTCGGAAGGCACGTGGGCGAGCCTGCCGAATAGCAGCGTGAAGGCCACCATCATCAGCAACGGCTGAAGCACGGCCCACAGCACGCCCAGCGCGGTCTGCTTGTAGCGCAGTTTGACGTCGCGCCAAGTCAGGAAGTAGAGCAGCTCGCGATGCGTCCATAGTTCGCCGAGCCCGACCCACAGCGAGCCGCGCCCGGCCTCGATGATGAAGCGCGGTGCCTTGGCCTCGGGCGTGGCGGCGACCGGCGCGCGGGCGGATGGCGCGGTCTGGTGCGGGAGTACTTCCACAGGTGCGCTCGTTGACGGTTCGCAGCGAAGCCGGTCCGTCACGCGGCGAAGCCGGAACGGCCTGAGGTCTGATCGGTCAGCTTTTGCCTTGGGGCATTCGACGCGACCCGTGTCTTATCATTCGCGGTGCGGGGCCCCATGCTCAGTTGAGCGTTCTGCATGTTGGCCTCGGGCCGCCATTCAGCGCTCATACCTTCGAAGGATTCTCCC is a genomic window of Candidatus Binataceae bacterium containing:
- a CDS encoding ABC transporter ATP-binding protein, whose product is MQPIIRVQNISKRYRIGRVEPYRTLRESIIRSVSAPARIARDMLGGRARDGGLQDGERHVWALRDVSFDVMPGEVLGLIGRNGSGKSTLLKLLSRITEPSAGRAEIYGRIGSLLEVGTGFHLELTGRENIYLSGAILGMRRAEIQRKFDEIVAFAEVEKFVDTPVKHYSSGMHVRLGFSVAAHLEPEILLVDEVLAVGDAAFQKKCMGKMGDVARTGRTIIFVSHNMASIESLCSSCLLISSGRLEAEGEPTQIVMRYMASELRGCGGIRSLAGHAGRRGDSVPTMQSISLHSEGDEPTGVVRMGAPLEVTVHFVAPHPVRPILGVTLKTAEGMPLFGVNNRLTNQGADNQRMSSGIVTCKFDRLPLMPGTYLIDLYLGDFTDTSRELDIIREAISFEVVPADLLGTGMLPRPTDGPIFLPATWTFARGA
- a CDS encoding glycoside hydrolase family 15 protein, with translation MTLRIEDYALIGNMHTAALVGIDGSVDWLCMPRFDSSACFAALLGNEEHGRWLVAPRIEPHQTLRHYRGDTLVLETEFRCAGGTAAVIDFMPVAERVGKVDLVRIVEGRAGRVPMRTEFILRFDYGHVVPWVRKRPYGISAIAGPDAVQLRSPIELRGEDFHTVGEFEIAEGQTVAFVMTRYDSHLGEPRIRDASTMLRETEDWWQRWSARCSVEGPSRETVIRSLITLKALTYSPTGAIVAAPTTSLPETIGGVRNWDYRYCWLRDATFTLYALLIGGYTEEAQAWRQWLLRAIAGHPSELQIMYGLAGERRLTELELPWLPGYADSRPVRIGNAAHNQFQLDVYGEIFDALHVARRHGLHSNDDAWQVARELMDFVETAWEQPDEGIWEVRGPRRLFVHSRVMAWVAVDRAIKTVEHAGVKGPLEKWKALRARIHDDVCRRGFNPARGAFVQYYGAGALDASLLLMPLVGFLPANDPRVVGTVEAIQRELMSGGLVQRYLTEAGTDGLPPGEGVFLPCTFWLADCLELMGRHEEAHETFRRLLALRNDVGLLAEEYDPQLRRQLGNFPQALSHIALINSASNITLAHGPCRDRASHAHDQPG
- a CDS encoding ABC transporter permease; translated protein: MEVLPHQTAPSARAPVAATPEAKAPRFIIEAGRGSLWVGLGELWTHRELLYFLTWRDVKLRYKQTALGVLWAVLQPLLMMVAFTLLFGRLAHVPSDGLPYSLFAFAGLVPWQFFQNAVTQSGASVIGNAQLVTKVYFPRMAIPGAAVGAALVDFAIASVILFAMMACYGMAPGAGILMFPALVALLAIFAGAVGMWMAGMNVKYRDIKYVMPFMLQFWMIATPVIYPSNFVPGGWRWILTLNPLTGIIGGFRSALLERPFDWPAIAVAAALTLGAAAYSVWSFQRMERSFADVI